From Bombyx mori chromosome 3, ASM3026992v2, the proteins below share one genomic window:
- the LOC110386171 gene encoding uncharacterized protein LOC110386171, producing MIRTLPWSGGTDEEYETQLFSFGAQRLKIATRQMIEQKITLGIKDMEAYLRESLDLNETDKSTLTKACDKLVRLYCERASPSLEVIDCEIERILKVPENVLLPGDECQVEQMTDANYAQLKDEVALLRKRVERGALMEALLTAEEEELCTVEKVCESAKKDMEALDLVFKNADNSESLKQIQNETRFLCASTSFMKENDNNIFK from the coding sequence ATGATCAGAACACTTCCATGGAGCGGGGGAACGGATGAGGAATATGAAACACAGCTCTTTAGTTTTGGAGCACAAAGATTGAAAATTGCAACACGACAAATGATAGAACAGAAAATAACATTAGGAATAAAGGATATGGAGGCTTACTTGCGCGAGTCCTTAGATTTGAATGAAACTGATAAATCAACATTAACGAAAGCGTGTGATAAATTGGTGCGCCTTTATTGTGAAAGGGCTAGTCCTTCATTAGAAGTAATAGATTGTGAAATTGAACGAATTTTAAAAGTGCCTGAAAATGTTCTCTTACCGGGAGATGAATGTCAGGTCGAACAAATGACAGACGCAAATTATGCACAATTAAAAGACGAAGTTGCATTGCTTAGAAAACGTGTAGAAAGAGGAGCATTAATGGAAGCTTTATTAACTGCAGAAGAAGAGGAATTATGTACTGTGGAAAAGGTTTGTGAATCAGCAAAAAAAGACATGGAAGCATTGgatcttgtatttaaaaatgcgGATAATAGTGAGTCGTTGAAACAAATTCAAAATGAAACACGATTTCTGTGTGCAAGTACATCATTTATGAAAGAAaacgataataatatttttaaatga
- the LOC101739146 gene encoding probable G-protein coupled receptor CG31760 yields the protein MGGPRRMSSALLLPFALLSLPHTNAANATSYREEVESSLRLVHAVATGATGALCVTHRYGRLRAPLHTTRWDTARARADLAANLLHQLGLETAEVLMAVSKGLVLGASPTERAVGSRALALRSDGVVNSAVAWERYGTAEPVAVVSPQLEKPPDPEYPWYVSAHESESLRSPKFMPSSPGATMEGWWTYPYYSCGAKRWLLSYTVPVSTIRGLKGIVSLDIDISNLEINQCETDIFDENDNQIYSFHGTHKCPNETTYCEYKQSREMNVRHTGWARGSYVCRCRPGFYSIHHPEGYNGSVIEVAYQEYEENGLENWSAPYECLKCQPGCITCRGPEPCLATYNWPFRISLLVISMSCVVMTVCLTIYTRHHRRVKVFRVASPVFLSITLLGCAIMYMEMAAIFPVLDRYSCIATKWTRHMGFCITYTALLMKTWRVSLTYRVKSAHKLKLTDKQLLQWMAPILLIMLVYLCTWTLSSPPDAEVIMDNKGLKFKQCVYNWWDHSLAIGEILFLLWGVRVCYRVRHAESLYNEAKLISFAIYNIFTVNSLMIAFHLLILPQAGPDIKYLLGFIRTQLSTSTTVLLVFLPKVLRVVRGTGDTWDSRARARGAPASSSLNGIGLVPDEPPDLYQENEELKEEVQKLAAQIEYMKIVQMEKNNRHLRPRPGGYFTSNTQAPQSPMHPKTVSQDSTEYPGPV from the exons GAAGAGGTAGAATCATCATTGCGACTTGTGCACGCGGTGGCTACAGGAGCGACCGGCGCGCTTTGCGTGACACACCGCTACGGTCGTCTACGAGCACCGCTACACACGACACGATGGGACACGGCGCGGGCCCGAGCCGACTTGGCTGCCAATTTATTGCATCAGCTCGGATTGGAAACGGCTG aagTACTCATGGCGGTTTCAAAAGGCTTAGTTTTGGGAGCCAGCCCGACCGAACGTGCTGTTGGATCGAGAGCATTAGCTCTGAGAAGCGATGGTGTTGTCAACAGTGCGGTCGCTTGGGAAAGATATGGAACCGCTGAGCCTGTTGCAGTTGTTTCACCGCAGTTGGAGAAGCCTCCGGACCCGGAATATCCATG GTATGTCTCAGCACACGAGAGCGAATCTCTTCGCTCGCCAAAGTTCATGCCTTCTTCTCCCGGTGCCACAATGGAAGGATGGTGGACTTATCCATACTACAGTTGCGGGGCGAAACGGTGGCTCTTATCTTATACCGTACCCGTCTCCACTATACGAGG gtTAAAAGGTATTGTTTCACTGGACATAGACATATCCAATTTGGAAATAAACCAGTGCGAGACAGATATATTTGATGAAAATGATAACCAAATATATTCCTTTCACGGAACTCATAAATGTCCCAATGAAACTACATAC TGCGAATACAAACAGAGTCGTGAAATGAACGTTCGTCACACTGGTTGGGCGAGAGGATCATATGTTTGTAGATGCAGACCTGGCTTCTATTCAATTCATCATCCCGAAGGGTACAATGGATCTGTCATTGAAG TCGCTTACCAAGAATACGAAGAGAACGGATTAGAGAACTGGAGTGCACCATACGAATGCCTGAAATGTCAACCAGGATGTATTACATGCCGAGGCCCCGAACCATGCCTTGCCACCTACAACTGGCCATTTCG GATATCTTTGCTAGTAATATCAATGAGCTGTGTAGTGATGACTGTATGTCTTACAATATACACACGTCACCATCGCCGAGTAAAAGTGTTCCGAGTAGCCAGTCCTGTTTTTCTCTCAATTACTCTTCTTGGATGTGCCATTATGTACATGGAG ATGGCTGCTATTTTCCCAGTTCTTGATAGGTACTCCTGTATTGCAACAAAATGGACTCGACACATGGGATTTTGTATTACATACACAGCACTTCTCATGAAGACTTGGAG AGTATCCCTCACATATCGGGTGAAATCAGCACACAAGTTGAAATTAACGGATAAACAATTATTGCAATGGATGGCTCCTATATTACTTATCATGTTGGTATACCTTTGTACATGGACATTGTCTTCACCGCCTGATGCCGAAGTC ataatGGACAATAAAGGATTGAAATTCAAGCAGTGTGTATATAATTGGTGGGATCATAGTTTAGCTATAG GTGAAATCCTTTTCCTGCTATGGGGTGTTCGTGTTTGTTACCGTGTACGTCACGCGGAGAGCTTGTACAATGAAGCTAAGCTAATCTCCTTTGCAATCTACAACATATTCACTGTAAATTCCTTGATGATTGCCTTCCA tttgctGATATTACCACAAGCCGGTCCTGACATAAAATATTTGCTGGGATTCATAAGAACGCAACTGTCGACTTCGACTACGGTTTTGCTCGTATTTCTACCAAAA gTTTTACGCGTAGTTCGTGGTACGGGGGATACGTGGGATAGCAGGGCTCGCGCCCGAGGTGCTCCGGCTTCCTCATCGCTAAATGGCATCGGGCTGGTGCCAGACGAACCCCCGGATTTGTACCAGGAGAATGAAGAACTTAAG gAGGAAGTACAGAAACTGGCAGCCCAAATTGAATACATGAAAATAGTACAAATGGAGAAGAACAATCGGCATCTGAGACCGCGGCCCGGCGGCTACTTCACGTCCAATACCCAAGCGCCGCAGAGCCCCATGCACCCAAAGACCGTTTCTCAG GACAGTACAGAATACCCGGGGCCGGTGTGA